One Candidatus Culexarchaeum yellowstonense genomic region harbors:
- a CDS encoding NADH:flavin oxidoreductase, whose amino-acid sequence MDLGTPIEIRGFKVRNRIVLPPMATELATVNGEVTEDIIKHYDERSRGPGIVIVEHSYVALNGKVSQRQLGIYSEKLVEGLRRLAETIRGNGAIAIIQLNHGGGKSSSKITGEKPIAPSAIKLEGWTEEPREMTLKDFIEVKEAFKRAADIAVKAGFHGVEIHGAHGFLLNQFTSPITNRRLDAYGGTFEKRIRFPLEIVEEVRRIIGGGRILSYRIGADDMMPGGVTIEESMKFAVKLEECGVDVINVSGGLCGSRPQNLTGQGYFIPLAEKIKSKVKIPVIGVGGIREPEYANNLIKSGRVDLVAVGRAMLEDPKWAEKALEKIKSKTT is encoded by the coding sequence ATGGATCTTGGGACACCAATAGAGATTAGGGGATTTAAGGTTAGGAATAGGATTGTACTGCCACCAATGGCCACAGAATTGGCAACAGTCAACGGTGAAGTAACTGAAGATATCATAAAACACTACGATGAAAGAAGTAGGGGGCCTGGAATAGTTATAGTGGAACACTCCTATGTAGCGTTAAATGGGAAGGTTAGCCAAAGACAACTTGGAATATACAGCGAAAAACTAGTTGAGGGGCTTAGAAGACTTGCAGAGACAATAAGGGGGAATGGAGCTATAGCAATAATACAATTAAATCATGGAGGTGGAAAATCATCATCAAAGATAACTGGAGAAAAACCCATAGCACCATCAGCAATAAAACTTGAGGGGTGGACTGAAGAACCCAGGGAGATGACCCTAAAAGACTTCATTGAAGTTAAAGAAGCATTCAAAAGAGCTGCAGATATAGCTGTGAAGGCGGGATTCCATGGAGTTGAAATACATGGAGCACATGGATTCCTACTAAACCAATTCACATCACCAATAACCAATAGACGCCTAGACGCATATGGAGGAACCTTCGAAAAGAGGATTAGATTCCCATTGGAAATAGTGGAGGAGGTTAGGAGGATTATTGGAGGGGGAAGGATACTATCATATAGGATTGGAGCTGATGACATGATGCCAGGGGGAGTAACCATAGAGGAATCCATGAAATTTGCAGTGAAACTTGAAGAATGCGGGGTTGACGTTATAAACGTTTCAGGGGGATTATGCGGCTCCAGACCCCAAAATCTAACAGGTCAAGGATACTTCATCCCCCTAGCTGAAAAGATAAAATCTAAGGTTAAAATACCGGTAATAGGGGTTGGAGGGATAAGAGAACCAGAGTACGCCAACAACTTAATTAAAAGTGGAAGGGTGGATCTAGTTGCAGTTGGAAGAGCCATGCTTGAAGATCCAAAATGGGCGGAGAAAGCTCTAGAGAAGATTAAATCAAAAACTACTTGA
- a CDS encoding iron-sulfur cluster assembly scaffold protein yields MSSRIPLIYSPKVLELFRNPKNLGAIPDAEIHGTAGSLACGDMIAIYIKLSSDGKTIEKASFESYGCAANIAAASIMTEMIKGKSLEEAWNIDWKTITEELGGLPSVKYHCGVLAVGALRRAIRKYFEDKKDKPNWLPEDLTHEEKHAIEEEKLMEQLSKRVQSLK; encoded by the coding sequence TTGTCCAGTAGAATACCATTAATATATTCCCCCAAGGTTTTGGAGTTGTTTAGGAATCCTAAGAATCTTGGGGCAATACCGGATGCGGAGATACATGGAACTGCGGGTAGCTTGGCTTGTGGAGATATGATTGCAATATACATTAAACTTTCAAGTGATGGTAAAACCATTGAGAAGGCTAGTTTCGAGAGTTATGGTTGTGCAGCTAACATTGCTGCTGCAAGCATAATGACTGAGATGATTAAGGGTAAGAGTCTTGAAGAGGCTTGGAATATTGATTGGAAAACTATAACTGAAGAGTTGGGAGGACTACCAAGCGTTAAATATCATTGTGGAGTTCTGGCTGTGGGTGCTTTGAGGAGAGCTATTAGAAAGTATTTTGAGGATAAGAAGGATAAGCCAAACTGGCTTCCAGAGGATTTAACCCATGAGGAGAAGCATGCCATTGAGGAAGAGAAGCTTATGGAGCAATTGTCCAAGAGGGTTCAATCGCTCAAGTAG
- a CDS encoding DUF1614 domain-containing protein, translating into MERKFGMGVSVVYRPTTWSYIATLLLITITLTIISLSSIQVFTEGLMMPPQIAIIAFYISLLGSAINIPLIYIKTVEYGLCYQEINIFGIRWFLPSIGLRERKTLIAINLGGAIIPLAISTYILTRLPPTVNVYIKVAIATIIISITVNKLSRIIPGFGIAVPGFIPPLITALTSIAISMIPPKCNPAFIAYISGTLGTLIGADLMNMNRIPELGASMVSIGGAGTFDGIYLTGIVAAALTLTLI; encoded by the coding sequence ATGGAGAGGAAATTTGGGATGGGTGTAAGTGTAGTCTACAGGCCTACAACATGGAGTTACATAGCAACACTACTACTCATAACCATAACTTTAACCATAATCTCACTAAGCTCAATACAAGTCTTCACAGAGGGGTTGATGATGCCACCACAAATAGCCATAATTGCATTCTACATATCCCTACTGGGTAGCGCTATAAACATACCACTAATATACATAAAAACAGTGGAATACGGATTATGCTATCAAGAAATAAACATTTTTGGCATAAGATGGTTTCTACCATCCATCGGCCTTAGGGAGAGGAAAACACTAATAGCGATAAATCTTGGTGGAGCAATAATACCATTAGCCATATCCACATACATTCTAACACGGCTACCCCCAACAGTAAACGTTTACATAAAGGTAGCCATAGCCACAATAATAATATCCATAACCGTCAACAAGCTATCTAGGATTATACCTGGATTCGGCATAGCAGTCCCAGGATTCATACCACCACTAATAACCGCACTAACATCAATAGCCATATCAATGATTCCACCAAAATGCAACCCAGCATTCATAGCATACATAAGTGGGACACTTGGAACACTCATAGGTGCAGACCTAATGAATATGAATAGAATACCGGAGCTAGGTGCAAGCATGGTTAGTATAGGTGGAGCTGGAACATTCGATGGGATATATCTAACTGGAATAGTAGCTGCAGCCCTAACCCTAACGCTAATATAG
- a CDS encoding DUF87 domain-containing protein has product MVERKPIGIVVGSPSTSEFEFKCIGTVRNNDFVEVYHDDRWHVFFVKSLRREGETLYASCTCLGRPPDTPLKVGLEVYAASEDNIRVTLGLTADYSKSVYLGMLRNYNVKVYIPVDRLNRIFVVGKPGSGKSYTAGVLIEELLKKNIPIIIIDVHGEYSSLKVAAKSGCMEFGVNPVSYVDRIIEFGDKKFNAAANIDISYLGEVSAEDLVLTGKCVIINLRGLDSDDQVSIVASVVNKLLDAAIARRIPPFYLVLDEAHRFVGREKSESQIVLRRFSQEGRKFGANLIVISQRPQLLDTTVRSLSGTWIIHRLSDPNDISIAVESGGLGRGWEDSIVWLGIGECIVTGEAVDRVPYIVRVRCRETIHGGAGFNPLDYISEDSLRSAEVKWRGLMKLGAIPKAVEVATKPKVSPLINQYHLPVKFDLKFVSSNLSSRFPFKFDFNGIALNYYPALDIKGIVNVKRSKPNVEFSDEYRVLIPLSNVSGELDYNSSRAYDVESFDEGELSVSPSNFDKINYRNPDIDLSSLNSYEKVIKDFKKFLSLKLSYKLHYSTKFKVYSKCNEGLEEFKGRLREAGKELFNSKCRKVVEKYEAKISKHNAIIKSLRDDIKVKVQSAKRLISTINDLKSKLRGLDPSSREYISISSKIQSLEDRLSKLNKMVSESNSELEYREKVVEDLKREMNDELRRLKSEFEDLGEFKTVVINLGGKDVDVEYVRLIWIPIFDGAVKISLKDLERNLSLHWNGYNGVGVYGKCDVCGSQITNLDSLEFCNICLSPLCSGHSLKCSACGATICPEHSFKCDVCGRVFCVNEKSYTCSICGKKLCSDCVKHCVKCGSEVAYCGEHIHVCDDCGKSYCETHYLEHLSKCGDCGREVCGESIVHCEICGKPLCRECAHKCSVCGRIVCKDHVWKCSICGAEFCTDEEKHVCSICGRIVCDKHVYKCPSCGREVCTDHVKVCPNCGRRVCESCIITVKRLFRYKTGCKLCLKP; this is encoded by the coding sequence TTGGTTGAGCGTAAACCTATTGGCATAGTTGTTGGTTCACCATCCACATCTGAATTCGAATTTAAATGTATTGGGACTGTTAGGAATAATGATTTTGTGGAGGTTTACCATGATGATCGTTGGCATGTCTTCTTCGTTAAGAGTCTTAGGCGTGAGGGTGAAACCCTCTATGCTTCATGTACATGTCTCGGTAGACCTCCAGATACACCGCTTAAGGTTGGCTTAGAGGTTTACGCGGCTTCTGAAGATAATATACGTGTAACTCTTGGTTTAACGGCAGATTACTCCAAATCCGTATATCTTGGTATGTTGAGGAATTATAATGTTAAAGTTTATATTCCAGTGGATCGTTTGAATAGGATCTTCGTTGTGGGTAAGCCTGGCTCCGGGAAATCCTATACTGCTGGCGTTTTAATCGAGGAGCTTTTGAAGAAGAACATCCCAATAATAATAATTGATGTTCATGGGGAATACTCCAGTTTAAAGGTTGCAGCCAAATCTGGATGCATGGAATTCGGTGTTAACCCAGTTAGCTATGTGGATAGGATAATAGAGTTTGGTGACAAGAAGTTTAATGCGGCTGCAAATATCGATATATCATATTTAGGTGAGGTTTCCGCTGAAGATCTAGTACTCACTGGTAAGTGTGTTATAATCAATTTGAGGGGGCTGGATTCAGATGATCAAGTGTCCATAGTGGCATCGGTGGTTAATAAACTTCTGGATGCAGCTATAGCTAGGAGGATCCCACCATTCTACTTGGTTTTGGATGAAGCCCACAGGTTTGTTGGTAGGGAGAAGTCTGAATCCCAAATAGTTTTGAGGAGGTTCTCGCAGGAGGGGAGGAAGTTTGGTGCAAATCTCATAGTAATATCTCAGAGGCCTCAACTCCTCGACACCACTGTTCGAAGTTTAAGTGGAACTTGGATTATCCATAGACTCTCAGACCCAAACGACATATCCATAGCTGTGGAGAGTGGGGGTCTTGGTAGGGGTTGGGAGGATAGCATAGTTTGGCTTGGGATTGGCGAGTGCATAGTTACTGGTGAGGCTGTGGATAGGGTGCCATACATTGTTAGGGTTAGATGTAGGGAGACTATTCATGGTGGAGCAGGCTTCAACCCCCTCGACTATATTTCGGAGGATTCTTTGAGGAGTGCTGAGGTTAAGTGGAGGGGGCTAATGAAGCTTGGTGCAATTCCAAAAGCCGTTGAGGTTGCAACTAAGCCGAAGGTTTCACCACTCATAAATCAATATCATCTACCAGTTAAGTTTGATTTAAAGTTTGTATCATCAAATCTGTCCAGTAGATTTCCATTTAAATTCGACTTTAATGGTATTGCTTTGAACTATTATCCAGCCTTGGATATTAAGGGCATTGTTAATGTTAAGCGTTCTAAGCCCAATGTGGAGTTTAGCGATGAGTATAGGGTTCTCATACCATTATCAAATGTTTCTGGGGAGTTGGATTACAATTCCAGTAGGGCTTATGATGTTGAATCCTTCGATGAAGGTGAATTATCTGTATCACCATCAAATTTTGATAAGATCAATTATCGCAATCCGGACATCGATTTATCGAGTTTAAATTCATATGAGAAGGTTATAAAGGATTTTAAGAAGTTTCTATCATTAAAATTGTCCTACAAGTTACATTACTCCACAAAATTCAAAGTTTACTCTAAGTGCAATGAGGGTTTGGAGGAGTTTAAGGGTAGGCTTAGGGAGGCTGGTAAAGAGCTTTTCAATTCCAAGTGTAGGAAGGTTGTGGAGAAGTATGAGGCGAAGATATCTAAACATAATGCTATAATAAAGTCTCTTAGAGATGACATTAAGGTTAAGGTTCAATCTGCGAAGAGGCTTATCTCCACAATTAATGATTTGAAGAGTAAGTTGAGGGGTCTTGATCCATCTTCAAGGGAGTATATTTCCATTTCATCAAAGATTCAGAGTTTGGAGGATAGGCTTTCAAAGTTGAATAAGATGGTTTCTGAATCTAACTCTGAGTTGGAGTATAGGGAGAAGGTTGTTGAGGATCTTAAGAGGGAGATGAATGATGAGTTGAGGAGGTTGAAGAGTGAATTTGAAGATTTGGGTGAATTTAAAACTGTGGTCATAAATTTGGGTGGGAAGGATGTGGATGTGGAGTATGTTAGGCTCATATGGATCCCCATATTTGATGGGGCTGTTAAGATTTCCCTTAAGGATTTGGAGAGGAATTTGAGTTTACATTGGAATGGGTATAATGGTGTTGGGGTTTATGGGAAATGTGATGTGTGTGGTTCTCAGATAACCAACCTAGATTCACTTGAATTTTGCAATATATGTTTATCACCATTATGCAGTGGGCATTCATTGAAGTGTAGTGCTTGCGGAGCCACTATATGTCCTGAGCATTCATTTAAATGTGATGTTTGTGGGAGGGTTTTCTGTGTTAATGAGAAATCATATACATGCTCCATATGTGGGAAGAAGCTTTGTTCTGATTGCGTTAAGCATTGTGTGAAATGTGGTTCTGAAGTTGCATATTGCGGTGAGCATATACATGTATGTGATGATTGCGGTAAATCGTATTGTGAAACCCACTACCTTGAGCATCTCTCCAAATGTGGTGATTGTGGAAGGGAAGTTTGTGGTGAAAGCATAGTTCACTGTGAAATTTGTGGTAAGCCATTGTGTAGAGAATGCGCCCACAAGTGTAGTGTTTGCGGTAGGATTGTTTGTAAAGATCATGTTTGGAAATGCAGTATATGTGGTGCAGAATTCTGCACTGATGAGGAGAAGCATGTTTGCAGTATTTGTGGTAGAATTGTATGTGATAAGCATGTATATAAATGTCCATCGTGTGGTAGAGAGGTTTGCACTGACCATGTTAAGGTATGCCCAAATTGTGGTAGAAGGGTTTGTGAATCATGTATAATTACAGTTAAACGTCTATTCAGATATAAGACTGGATGTAAACTTTGCCTTAAGCCTTAA
- a CDS encoding TGS domain-containing protein, whose protein sequence is MVTNLPPQAKALMREYQEAKSIPEKIAKLEALISAIPEHKGTEKLRRNLRRTLAKLKRELEERERKRAKSSSGIRFSVKREGAGQIVLVGDTLTGKSSLLSLLTNAKPTIGSTPFTTRNPIPGMMEYLDVKVQLVEIPAISVGVPWLNPALSLCRNADGIVFVTDLSRDPIESLKFIFERIKGAKITLKKPSIRVEVEKRSSGGIQVFCSGILKDCDVKDIVELFRSYGFNNAFVKIWGDVSLSDVERYMDSSIVYKPSMVIANKIDVEGSMDNLVKLEKSLGGLVKVIPFSCVNPPLDLLKLKSEIYGMLNVIRVYTKEVGGSPSKKPLVVPKGFRVIDVARIIHSQLYNNFGYARVWGSSVKFDGEKVGPDHVLNDGDVVEIRTR, encoded by the coding sequence ATGGTTACAAATCTTCCACCACAAGCAAAGGCTTTGATGAGGGAGTATCAGGAAGCTAAGAGTATACCAGAGAAGATAGCTAAACTTGAAGCTTTGATATCAGCGATCCCCGAGCATAAGGGTACTGAGAAGCTTAGGAGGAATTTGAGGAGAACTTTAGCTAAGCTTAAGAGGGAGTTGGAGGAGAGGGAGAGGAAGCGTGCAAAATCCTCTAGTGGAATTAGATTTTCCGTTAAGAGGGAGGGGGCTGGACAAATAGTCCTTGTTGGCGACACCCTTACCGGTAAAAGTTCTCTGCTCTCCCTACTAACAAATGCTAAACCCACCATTGGTTCAACACCATTTACAACTAGAAATCCCATTCCTGGGATGATGGAGTACTTGGATGTTAAGGTTCAGTTGGTGGAGATTCCAGCGATATCTGTTGGTGTTCCATGGTTAAATCCTGCCTTAAGCTTATGTAGAAATGCTGATGGAATAGTGTTCGTTACGGATTTATCTAGAGATCCCATTGAGAGTTTAAAGTTCATTTTCGAGAGGATTAAGGGTGCTAAGATCACTTTGAAGAAGCCCAGCATCCGGGTTGAAGTTGAGAAGAGGTCTTCTGGAGGTATACAGGTTTTTTGTAGTGGAATTTTGAAGGATTGTGATGTTAAGGATATAGTTGAACTATTTAGGTCTTATGGGTTTAATAATGCGTTTGTGAAGATTTGGGGTGATGTTAGTTTGAGTGATGTGGAGCGTTACATGGATTCCAGCATAGTATACAAGCCCTCCATGGTAATAGCCAATAAGATTGATGTTGAGGGCTCAATGGATAACTTGGTTAAACTTGAGAAGTCTTTGGGGGGTTTGGTTAAGGTTATCCCATTTTCATGTGTAAATCCTCCATTGGACCTCTTGAAATTGAAGTCTGAGATTTATGGTATGCTCAATGTTATTAGGGTTTATACTAAGGAGGTTGGTGGCAGCCCATCTAAGAAGCCTCTTGTGGTTCCGAAGGGGTTTAGGGTTATTGATGTGGCTAGGATAATTCACAGCCAATTATACAATAATTTTGGTTATGCGAGGGTTTGGGGTTCTTCTGTTAAGTTTGATGGGGAAAAGGTTGGCCCTGATCACGTATTAAATGATGGTGATGTTGTGGAGATAAGGACTAGATGA
- a CDS encoding phosphoglycolate phosphatase, protein MPIKLPTGRIHIKNNCGGNMHMTKLSKIKCIAIDVDGTITNKDNILDLNAIEMLRKLKSEIGLKMILASGNAYPVLMGLARYIGGIDYVIAENGGVIGMDGEIEVIGDRRIGEKAREIIRRELGDILIESWQCMYRFVDFSFKVKHGIEWEYAYKKTLEVLGRRIPEAKAVFSGVAIHVGDRRVNKGIALKRVMEKWHLENENVMAIGDSDVDVEMLMEAGLSVAVANASENAKRVAKIITKKPYGEGFIEISEKILEEFKMKRG, encoded by the coding sequence ATGCCAATTAAACTGCCCACTGGCAGAATACACATCAAAAATAATTGTGGAGGGAATATGCATATGACAAAACTATCAAAAATAAAGTGCATAGCCATAGATGTCGATGGAACAATAACCAATAAAGACAACATACTAGATTTAAATGCAATAGAAATGCTTAGGAAACTAAAGAGTGAAATAGGATTAAAAATGATTCTAGCTTCGGGAAACGCATACCCAGTACTCATGGGATTAGCAAGATACATAGGCGGAATAGACTACGTAATAGCTGAAAATGGAGGGGTAATAGGGATGGATGGAGAGATCGAGGTTATTGGGGATAGGAGAATTGGAGAGAAGGCTAGAGAGATAATTAGAAGGGAGCTTGGAGACATACTAATTGAAAGCTGGCAATGCATGTATAGATTTGTAGACTTCTCCTTCAAAGTAAAACATGGCATTGAATGGGAATATGCATATAAAAAGACTTTGGAAGTTTTGGGTAGAAGGATTCCTGAAGCAAAAGCCGTCTTCAGTGGAGTGGCAATACATGTGGGTGATAGAAGGGTGAATAAGGGAATTGCCCTAAAAAGGGTTATGGAGAAATGGCATTTGGAAAATGAAAATGTAATGGCAATTGGAGACAGCGATGTGGATGTGGAAATGCTAATGGAAGCTGGATTAAGCGTTGCAGTTGCAAACGCCTCCGAAAATGCAAAGAGGGTAGCAAAGATCATCACCAAAAAACCTTACGGTGAAGGATTCATAGAAATATCAGAGAAAATCTTAGAAGAATTTAAGATGAAGAGAGGTTAA
- a CDS encoding isoaspartyl peptidase/L-asparaginase: protein MKKVRPAVLIHGGAGSYRGLSDEALSLRLEHLSRAVMEGYNAISKGALDAVEAAVRYMESCGFFNAGLGSVLTINGIVEMDSGIMDGRDLRVGATALLRRVKNPVSLARKIMENTDHIFIAGEWAEKLAEFYGLELLDNIVSEEKLKRFKEMYESWIRGEGSRMSKLREMILKGKGIFDLHDTVGAVAIDSEGNVASAVSTGGYWLKFPGRIGDVPLVGCGFYADNDAGASAATGTGEFIARLNLSRLCCDLMRMGFQAQDACKLAIKRITDKFGLDTAGIIAVDKNGGLGFEFNTNGMGRALMYEGLDKPIAAIFREEKN from the coding sequence ATGAAAAAGGTTAGGCCTGCAGTATTAATTCATGGGGGTGCTGGAAGCTATAGGGGGTTAAGTGATGAGGCATTGTCCCTGAGGCTTGAACATTTAAGTAGAGCTGTAATGGAGGGGTATAATGCAATTTCCAAGGGGGCTCTTGACGCTGTTGAGGCAGCTGTGAGATATATGGAGTCATGTGGATTCTTTAATGCTGGTTTAGGATCCGTTTTAACCATTAACGGTATTGTGGAGATGGATTCTGGAATAATGGATGGTAGAGATCTCCGCGTTGGAGCCACAGCCCTTCTTAGGAGAGTTAAGAATCCAGTTTCGTTGGCTAGGAAGATCATGGAGAATACGGATCACATATTTATTGCTGGAGAGTGGGCTGAGAAACTTGCAGAATTCTATGGATTGGAGCTCCTAGATAATATTGTGAGTGAGGAGAAGTTGAAGCGTTTTAAGGAGATGTATGAGAGTTGGATTAGAGGTGAAGGGTCAAGGATGAGTAAGCTTAGAGAGATGATATTGAAGGGGAAGGGCATCTTTGATTTGCATGATACCGTTGGTGCTGTGGCAATAGATTCTGAGGGGAATGTGGCTTCAGCGGTATCCACAGGGGGCTATTGGCTTAAGTTTCCAGGTAGGATAGGGGATGTACCCCTCGTGGGATGCGGTTTTTATGCGGATAATGATGCAGGGGCTTCTGCGGCTACTGGGACTGGAGAGTTCATTGCCAGATTAAATTTGTCTAGGCTTTGCTGTGATTTGATGAGGATGGGTTTTCAAGCTCAAGATGCATGTAAATTGGCTATTAAACGCATCACAGATAAATTTGGGCTTGATACTGCTGGAATAATAGCTGTTGATAAGAATGGTGGGTTGGGCTTTGAATTCAACACCAATGGGATGGGTAGAGCTTTGATGTATGAGGGTCTAGATAAACCCATAGCAGCAATATTCCGTGAAGAGAAGAATTAA
- a CDS encoding phosphoadenosine phosphosulfate reductase family protein, translated as MKKQIWRERAEIYWCRNCNIPLITPKCEICGEIGRKISATPPIDARPAFKEDEDRIRRTIRMEYEDNRAEKALIDEGKIILLNKIPHVDQADEIIVDGRVIGQIYYEPRMGIWRFKPVEEGATRLIMDEAGYWCRIRRERIEKWDRVSRSEIIDGEIPDRQGKMIAIGNMSGKSIGVGVYEDDEIKVIKAWEPQSPHILKVKATLDKALEANSKSLELLEARAKSFIIEAERKYGRPICTSFSGGKDSLATLLLSMEAGVDQKMLFNDTGLELPETISYVDEVSRNMNVELIKAEAKDVFWSAVEVFGPPARDYRWCCKTCKLIPILKAMKENYPSGALTLVGQRKYESLTRAKSPSIWKNKWLPNSINASPIMDWSALHVWLYVMWKKAPINPLYQMGFDRLGCWLCPSCELAEFKLVEKIHPELWGKWEGKLMKWAKERGYSEEWVKMGLWRWIKIPGDQRRMAKERNITIDDEHGIKRLPAKIVKISGYSPCQESYSIEAKLDVEIDLERIKDVLPIIGEVKYSKKLGIATIIMGKNNATITPKGQLTVISKSKEDAEAYFKSTLKAILRGMYCIKCGSCQYICEANAIKVSDHPIVDEDKCVKCGKCQLNCPLAEYTSKIIVEGICI; from the coding sequence ATGAAGAAGCAGATATGGCGTGAGAGAGCGGAAATATATTGGTGCAGAAACTGCAACATCCCACTAATCACACCAAAATGTGAAATATGCGGTGAAATTGGGAGGAAGATATCTGCAACACCACCAATCGATGCTAGACCAGCATTCAAAGAAGATGAAGATAGAATTAGGAGAACCATAAGGATGGAGTATGAGGATAATAGAGCTGAAAAGGCGCTCATAGATGAGGGGAAGATAATATTACTCAACAAAATTCCACACGTGGATCAAGCAGACGAAATAATAGTGGATGGGAGAGTCATCGGGCAAATCTACTATGAACCTAGAATGGGGATTTGGAGATTTAAACCAGTGGAGGAGGGGGCTACAAGACTAATAATGGATGAAGCGGGATACTGGTGTAGGATCCGTAGGGAGAGGATTGAGAAGTGGGATAGGGTAAGTAGATCAGAAATCATTGATGGGGAAATCCCAGATCGCCAGGGGAAGATGATTGCCATTGGAAATATGAGTGGGAAATCCATAGGGGTAGGCGTATATGAGGATGATGAAATAAAGGTTATAAAAGCCTGGGAACCCCAAAGCCCACATATATTGAAGGTTAAGGCAACATTGGATAAAGCATTGGAAGCCAACTCAAAATCCCTAGAATTACTAGAGGCGAGAGCTAAATCATTCATAATTGAAGCTGAAAGGAAGTATGGGAGGCCAATATGCACATCATTCTCCGGTGGGAAGGATAGCTTAGCAACACTACTACTATCAATGGAAGCGGGAGTCGATCAGAAGATGCTATTCAACGATACAGGACTTGAACTACCTGAAACAATATCATATGTTGATGAAGTATCGAGAAACATGAATGTGGAACTCATAAAAGCTGAAGCAAAAGACGTTTTCTGGAGTGCTGTAGAAGTGTTTGGGCCACCAGCAAGGGATTACAGATGGTGCTGCAAAACATGCAAACTGATACCAATACTAAAAGCCATGAAGGAGAATTACCCATCAGGAGCACTCACATTAGTTGGTCAAAGGAAATATGAATCCCTAACTAGAGCTAAATCCCCAAGCATATGGAAGAATAAGTGGCTACCAAACTCAATAAATGCAAGTCCAATAATGGATTGGTCTGCACTACACGTATGGTTATATGTGATGTGGAAGAAGGCTCCAATAAACCCACTATATCAAATGGGATTCGATAGACTTGGATGCTGGCTATGCCCATCATGCGAACTAGCAGAATTCAAACTAGTGGAAAAGATACATCCAGAACTATGGGGCAAATGGGAAGGTAAACTTATGAAATGGGCTAAGGAGAGGGGGTATAGTGAAGAATGGGTTAAAATGGGTTTATGGAGATGGATAAAGATCCCAGGAGACCAGAGGAGGATGGCTAAAGAGAGGAATATAACAATAGATGATGAACATGGAATTAAAAGGCTCCCAGCAAAAATCGTTAAAATTTCAGGTTACAGTCCATGCCAAGAAAGTTACAGTATAGAAGCAAAACTCGACGTGGAAATAGATTTGGAGCGCATCAAGGACGTTCTACCAATAATTGGAGAAGTGAAGTATTCGAAGAAACTTGGAATAGCGACCATCATCATGGGGAAGAATAATGCCACAATAACTCCAAAGGGGCAATTAACTGTAATATCGAAATCCAAGGAGGATGCAGAAGCATACTTCAAATCAACATTAAAGGCAATACTGAGGGGTATGTACTGCATAAAATGCGGATCCTGCCAATACATATGCGAAGCAAACGCCATAAAAGTCTCAGACCACCCAATAGTAGATGAAGATAAATGTGTGAAATGCGGTAAATGCCAATTAAACTGCCCACTGGCAGAATACACATCAAAAATAATTGTGGAGGGAATATGCATATGA